GACTAACATTTTTTTCATATTTTTTCCTCTTTTCCTTTTTATTTTACAAATTCATCTTAGACCCTGTATTATGGTATAGGTCAAGAAAGGAGTTTTTATGAAAACATTTACGATTGGAGAAGTGGCTAAAAAATTAAATCTGAATGTAGAAACCCTTTATTATTACGATAGAAAAGGCCTTTTACCGTTCGTACATCGTGATGAAAAAGGAAATCGTCGTTTTACAGTGGATGATATTGAAATGATATTAACCATTTTGCATTTAAAAAATGCTGGGGTAACTCTAAAAGAAATTAAGCAGTTCATTTTATGGCGATTAGAAGGAGATCAGACGCTAGAAGAGCGTTGGCAGTTTATCCAAAAACAAGAAAAAATCTTAGAAGAGAAAATTCAACAATTGATTCATGCTAGAGAAATTTTACGCTATAAAGATTGGTACTATCAAACCGCAGTAGAGGCAGGAACAGAACAGATTCATCTTTTGCCTAATACTTACCAGTATAATCAGGATGCCCAAGATAAATTTTTAGAAATGATTGATCAAATGTCAGAAGAAGAGAAATTTCTTTTTGAAATTGAAAAACAAGAAAAATAAAAAGCACTTCCCAAAGAGAAGTGCTTTTTTTGAACGATAATAAAAATTAACGTTTTGAGAATTGTGAAGCTTTACGAGCTTTCTTAAGACCTGGTTTTTTACGTTCAACCATACGTGAGTCACGTGTTAATAAACCAGCACGTTTTAATGGTGCACGGAAATCAGGATCTACATTTAATAATGCACGAGCGATACCTAAACGGATAGCTCCTGATTGACCAGTATAACCACCACCATGAACGTTTACGATTACATCGTAAGCACCCATTGTGTCTGTTGCAGCAAATGGTTGGTTAATCACTTGGATCAATTCTGCATGTGGAATATATTCTTCTACATCTTTTTTGTTCACTGTAATTTTACCTGTACCTGGTACTAATTGTACGCGAGCTACAGAAGTTTTACGACGGCCTGTGCCGAAATATTGTACTTTAGCCAATTGTTTATCCTCCTAAATTAGGTTTGTAATATCTAATACTTCTGGTTGTTGAGCTTGATGTGGATGTTCTGAACCAGCATAAACGTGTAATTTCATACCTTGTTGACGACCTAAAGTGTTTTTAGGAAG
The sequence above is a segment of the Catellicoccus marimammalium M35/04/3 genome. Coding sequences within it:
- a CDS encoding MerR family transcriptional regulator, which codes for MKTFTIGEVAKKLNLNVETLYYYDRKGLLPFVHRDEKGNRRFTVDDIEMILTILHLKNAGVTLKEIKQFILWRLEGDQTLEERWQFIQKQEKILEEKIQQLIHAREILRYKDWYYQTAVEAGTEQIHLLPNTYQYNQDAQDKFLEMIDQMSEEEKFLFEIEKQEK
- the rpsI gene encoding 30S ribosomal protein S9, coding for MAKVQYFGTGRRKTSVARVQLVPGTGKITVNKKDVEEYIPHAELIQVINQPFAATDTMGAYDVIVNVHGGGYTGQSGAIRLGIARALLNVDPDFRAPLKRAGLLTRDSRMVERKKPGLKKARKASQFSKR